The following are encoded in a window of Numida meleagris isolate 19003 breed g44 Domestic line chromosome 9, NumMel1.0, whole genome shotgun sequence genomic DNA:
- the LOXL1 gene encoding lysyl oxidase homolog 1 produces MGDVTELLALLSVPSSLGRGQRATWDTQPWRQLIQWENNGRVYSLLNSGAEYVPPGPERPGGARLVLGRAGVRRQAAPVRSASETVRGHTRHPFGFGQVPDNWRDGPLGDGGGAGTAQRVRAAGRPRQPSSSSSSSSSSSSASSFAYAAVGQAAYPQPPFEQHEAAPRAYDEAYTYYRGGGAGGVAVAAAGAGVVYPFQPRARYEDYGEEQSPYRAQGFYPERPYVAPQDGLDRRYSHSLYHDAGALPEHGAPDSYGVNQRGAVVTNDNLQAPVGSQPVSGTAYGNHYQPYEAQPPFRALEPYGAVRPDVFVPARSPEVAQVVPDNQARLSVGSVYRPSHGGRGLPDLVPDPNYVQASTYVQRAHLYSLRCAAEEKCLASTAYTPEATDYDVRVLLRFPQRVKNQGTADFLPSRPRHSWEWHSCHQHYHSMDEFSHYDLLDATTGRKVAEGHKASFCLEDTTCDFGNLKRYACTSHTQGLSPGCYDTYNADIDCQWIDITDVQPGNYVLKVQVNPKYIVLESDFTNNVVRCNIHYTGRYVATTNCKISQS; encoded by the exons ATGGGTGATGTGACAGAGCTGCTGGCCTTGCTCAGTGTGCCTTCATCCTTGGGGAGGGGGCAACGAGCCACGTGGGACACCCAG CCGTGGAGGCAGCTGATCCAGTGGGAGAACAACGGGCGGGTGTACAGCCTGCTCAACAGCGGCGCCGAGTACGTGCCGCCGGGCCCCGAGCGGCCGGGGGGGGCCCGCCTGGTGTTGGGCCGCGCCGGGGTTCGGCGGCAAGCGGCCCCGGTCCGCAGCGCCTCGGAGACGGTGCGAGGCCACACGCGGCACCCGTTCGGCTTCGGGCAGGTGCCCGACAACTGGCGGGACGGGCCGCTGGGTgacggcggcggggccgggacGGCGCAGCGGGTGAGGGCAGCGGGCCGCCCGCggcagccttcctcctcctcctcctcttcctcctcctcctcgtcgGCCTCGTCCTTCGCCTACGCGGCCGTGGGGCAGGCGGCCTACCCGCAGCCGCCCTTCGAGCAGCACGAGGCGGCCCCGCGGGCCTACGACGAAGCCTACACGTACTACCGGGGCGGCGGCGCCGGGGGGGtggcggtggcggcggcgggggccggcGTGGTGTACCCCTTCCAGCCCCGCGCCCGCTACGAGGACTACggggaggagcagagccccTACAGAGCGCAGGGCTTCTACCCCGAGCGGCCCTACGTCGCCCCGCAGGACGGCCTGGACCGCCGCTACTCGCACAGCCTCTACCACGACGCCGGGGCGCTCCCCGAGCACGGCGCGCCGGACTCGTACGGCGTCAACCAACGCGGCGCGGTCGTCACCAACGATAACCTCCAAGCGCCCGTCGGGTCCCAGCCGGTGAGCGGGACGGCCTACGGGAACCACTACCAACCCTACGAGGCGCAGCCGCCGTTCCGGGCGTTGGAACCCTACGGGGCCGTGCGTCCCGACGTCTTCGTGCCCGCCAGGAGCCCCGAGGTGGCCCAGGTCGTCCCCGACAACCAGGCACGGCTCAGCGTGGGCAGCGTCTACAGGCCCAGCCACGGGGGACGGG GTCTCCCTGATCTGGTGCCTGACCCCAATTATGTGCAGGCATCCACCTATGTGCAACGAGCTCACCTGTATTCACTGCGCTGCGCCGCCGAGGAGAAGTGCCTGGCCAG CACCGCCTACACCCCCGAAGCCACGGACTATGACGTGCGGGTGCTCCTGCGGTTCCCGCAGCGCGTGAAGAACCAGGGCACAGCCGACTTCCTGCCCAGCCGCCCCCGGCACAGCTGGGAGTGGCACAGCTGCCACCA GCACTACCACAGCATGGATGAGTTCAGCCACTATGACCTGCTGGATGCCACCACGGGCAGGAAGGTGGCTGAGGGCCACAAGGCCAGCTTCTGCCTGGAGGACACCACCTGTGATTTCGGCAACCTGAAGCGCTACGCCTGCACCTCCCACACCCAG GGTTTGAGCCCCGGGTGCTACGACACCTACAACGCTGACATCGACTGCCAGTGGATCGATATCACGGATGTGCAGCCAGGGAATTATGTCCTAAAG GTCCAAGTGAACCCCAAATACATCGTCCTGGAGTCGGACTTCACCAACAACGTGGTGCGGTGCAACATCCACTACACAGGCCGCTACGTCGCCACGACAAACTGCAAGATCTCCCA ATCTTGA
- the LOC110403999 gene encoding mucin-5B-like yields MSSPELSCRVVPPGPAGATSWWHRRMLCDYGGTVPALCPAPGGLWCRAVLVLAVCLSATALPHVLGSLVASSPSPSSQRGSLVALHRDLLGQPRRARMGAEGTVGCFHGEEDLYNTTDTESLGTPTGTMTLELDANSVTVSNPPAPSSFSHVQDETSVVAAPERSQGQEQTSELESLPEFSSVLPIAGTSSWDGSHPSTAWTPALIPGGADAGGEAALVVGTIGAEVLGNASRLTASTSSSPPSAAPHGVSHPPELAPSLPTEGLGGPAVTLEEPSDLSPAHQAVPPLTEAHPVPIWMWLPSTTGPTEAGESLTSPGTTPEPGATEALCQHGAAVGASWCPETADVTQGTPLGLHTQMPSPAGPPEHTPSSVHPPSSKPSAAEPYTSSPSPTHLPASVDTTHAPSSQTLTATTLLISAAHPKSSPLFATSQHPSAAIDDVPTTTSGVAAGESFTPEQLVTTVGNAGSMGTKPPVHTLPLSFRLLGIAYTEDLSKKSSRSYRELEKEVRMMLHQMLSTYDAFLQANILGFMNGSVLVQAQAVFRGEAPSSSHVIRTLVAGVSRGHDALSWWLEPHSISSNGFSLENLDPEKLSISFTVLGGMEPAERLVGEVMLFLSALYPVRNVTVGQLRNINGDLEMAGDIYLDTTTHANITAVLQALTALATCSVDLSSLSVQGKDADPMGVSAGGCFCSPSSPPASPGARLQLQVYPLSFLVTNRHFSKELLDPLTAENQELRRALGNVVAKALRDNGSFLQVVIRGFLPGSLLCHGDAVFQPPAPSSLEVLEALVLAVGPDKAWADSDFQVDPYSIAVGEDTLEPPPAPGFPEYGVAIIVVCGLIIITIPVILLVCLRTERFGWSDVAVLWDRRDPEAGTQTLEMENQGFWATSDEASEETPECWQRESMAC; encoded by the exons ATGAGCTctccagagctgagctgcagggtgGTGCCACCAGGCCCTGCAGGTGCCACATCCTGGTGGCACAGAAGGATGCTTTGTGACTATGGGGGTacagtcccagctctgtgccctgctcctggtGGGCTGTGGTGCAGGGCTGTCCTGGTGCTGGCTGTTTGTCTGTCTGCCACTGCTCTGCCCCACGTTCTGGGCTCACTGGTGGCCTCGTCCCCCAGCCCCTCATCCCAGAGGGGCAGCCTGGTGGCACTGCACAGGGACCTGCTTGGCCAACCCAGGAGGGCACGGATGGGTGCTGAAGGCACTGTGGGGTGCTTCCATGGCGAAGAGGATTTGTACAATACAACAGATACTGAGAGCCTGGGGACACCGACTGGAACCATGACACTGGAGCTGGATGCCAACAGCGTGACTGTGTCCAACCCACCTGCACCCAGCAGCTTCTCCCATGTCCAGGATGAAACTTCTGTTGTTGCAGCCCCAGAAAGGAGCCAAGGACAGGAGCAAACTTCTGAACTGGAGTCCCTTCCAGAGTTCTCCTCAGTACTGCCAATAGCAGGCACATCTAGCTGGGATGGAAGCCATCCTAGCACTGCGTGGACACCTGCCCTCATACCTGGAGGAGCAGATGCTGGTGGAGAAGCTGCTCTGGTGGTGGGCACCATTGGGGCTGAGGTTCTGGGAAATGCATCCAGGCTTACAGCCAGCACCTCATCGTCACCTCCTAGTGCTGCACCTCATGGTGTCAGCCACCCACCTGAGCTGGCTCCGTCCCTTCCTACAGAGGGGCTCGGGGGCCCTGCTGTCACCTTGGAGGAACCCAGTGATCTGTCCCCTGCACATCAGGCTGTGCCACCACTCACTGAAGCCCATCCTGTCCCCATTTGGATGTGGCTCCCCAGCACCACAGGTCCCACCGAGGCTGGGGAGAGCTTGACATCCCCTGGTACTACCCCAGAGCCTGGAGCCACAGAAGCCCTGTGCCAGCATGGAGCAGCTGTGGGGGCTTCCTGGTGCCcagaaacagcagatgtgaCCCAGGGCACCCCACTGGGGTTGCACACCCAGATGCCTTCTCCAGCAGGACCTCCAGAGCACACACCGAGCTCCGTGCATCCTCCCAGCTCCAAGCCTTCTGCTGCAGAGCCTTATACCAGTTCTCCATCTCCAACCCACCTGCCAGCTTCCGTTGACACCACTCATGCCCCAAGCTCTCAGACTCTAACTGCAACAACATTGCTCATATCTGCTGCCCATCCCAAGTCCAGCCCTTTGTTTGCCACTTCCCAGCACCCCTCTGCAGCCATAGATGATGTCCCTACCACCACCAGTGGGGTGGCAGCAGGAGAATCCTTCACTCCAGAGCAACTTGTGACAACTGTGGGCAATGCTGGATCCATGGGGACAAAGCCCCCTGTGCACACTCTGCCCTTGAGCTTCAGGCTTTTGGGCATTGCCTACACTGAAGATCTGAGCAAAAAGTCCTCGAGGAGCTACAGGGAGCTGGAGAAAGAAGTGAGGATGATG CTGCACCAGATGCTGTCTACCTATGATGCCTTCCTCCAAGCAAATATCCTTGGGTTTAT GAATGGCTCAGTGCTGGTGCAAGCACAGGCTGTGTTCCGGGGGGaggctcccagcagctctcatGTCATCCGCACGCTGGTGGCAGGGGTGAGCCGGGGGCATGATGCCCTCAGCTGGTGGCTGGAGCCCCATTCCATCAGCTCTAATG GTTTCAGCTTGGAGAACCTGGACCCTGAGAAGCTGTCCATCTCCTTCACAGTGCTGGGTGGGATGGAGCCTGCAGAGAGGCTGGTTGGTGAG GTGATGCTGTTTCTCAGTGCCCTCTACCCCGTGAGGAACGTCACTGTTGGCCAGCTCAG AAACATCAATGGGGACCTGGAGATGGCTGGGGACATCTACCTGGACACCACCACCCACGCCAACATCACTGCAGTCCTGCAGGCGCTCACTGCTCTTGCCACGTGCTCTGTGGACCTGAGCTCGCTCTCAGTGCAGGGTAAGGATGCAGATCCCATGGGTGTCAGTGCTGGTGGCTGTTTCTGCTCAcccagctctcctcctgcctccccaggggccaggctgcagctgcaggtttACCCACTCTCCTTCCTGGTCACCAACCGGCATttcagcaaggagctgctggatCCACTCACTGCAGAGAACCAGGAGCTCAGGAGGGCTCTCGGAAATGTG GTGGCAAAAGCCCTGAGGGACAATGGGAGCTTCCTGCAAGTGGTGATAAGAGGATTCCT GCCTGGCTCCCTGCTGTGCCATGGGGATGCAGTgttccagcctcctgctcccagcagcctggagGTCCTGGAGGCTCTTGTTCTTGCAGTTGGGCCAGATAAGGCCTGGGCTGACTCAGACTTCCAGGTGGATCCATACTCCATTGCTGTAGGAG AGGACACCCTGGagccccctcctgcccctggCTTTCCTGAGTACGGTGTGGCCATCATAGTTGTGTGTGGcctcatcatcatcaccattcCTGTCATCCTGCTGGTG TGCCTGAGGACCGAGAGGTTTGGCTGGAGTGATGTGGCAGTCCTGTGGGACAGGAGAGACCCTGAAGCAGGGACGCAGACCCTCGAAATGGAGAACCAGGGGTTCTGGGCAACCTCTGATGAG gCCTCTGAGGAGACTCCTGAGTGCTGGCAAAGGGAATCTATGGCCTGCTGA
- the C9H15orf39 gene encoding uncharacterized protein C15orf39 homolog: protein MASKRLSEPLDAVLFHKLPRLEAEPSPGIPSMLCKPNPVPTAGPETHLGYKGSYFSCPQADGQLLHCLLRRPHSPTGRPGAEQGKNHPMWDPLVAQDKWPGHQGQPFPLKKPPAVPKPVYAAPICFTPLGSRGGDTLQRGPGAVPAVPPPSPVTLSPYYTAFEKYHGPPAVHDQGKAPEIPTCILDPWMKAHREHPSACYPQPPYPQPPGSFSYKAFGFVVNGKSPPFPSTYLKPPTPRSHYPGPSDSFVSRPAAPGSLPTLKAMGPRDPEPQPLPPAGYLHPNPGFAFSPMDAALFTEHHSDGRMAALEAHRGRAVARHSSAFHPIHTPQKTPDGLLGPFPKAEAGYSLDKAMTATPVPCQQQAVKGGVGDATKEHFTPCGAICPQERLRDRQRGDVSPPSPPMPVINKVFSLAPYREYLEGTEVSADVPREHPRGDTPPQNAGSHQEPAGIKMTPSPLHGKGESCHRKVPEGPKAKPMSSEPLASSHPGRQDSEGEPTPGDVALDLSLKKSLVTTGSTHTEGMLDPGEKEGSLGQVEVGEDTNVPPQLVEAGGDTKLPVPPNQLEVGEDTKAQVRPNQVEVGEDTKAQVPLQLVEVSSRDRSHFQSSAAFMFKKYKILKSWGPPCAPQPSSPPHAWQGSPSTSVPQEPCHNPKPEDVSPALPQDPLPTPCHVPAQPCLANQGFSALHMSLCHIISCSVSTSSPELLRDWLRRTEPGDALAETPKSLPKPKNGSKLPEPQKPPKGKEIWLAFRNAAALLSKLLAQLEAFTFTRKCPFPYVLRAGAIFIPIHVVKEKLFPELPGASVDQVLQKHKVELRPTTLSEEKLLRELELKGCTSRMLKLLALKQLPEIYPDLLNLLWHHSIQQQLGSRSEVGQ from the exons ATGGCCTCAAAACGTCTCTCGGAGCCTCTGGATGCCGTCCTTTTTCACAAGCTACCTCGGCTGGAGGCCGAGCCCAGCCCGGGCATCCCCTCCATGCTCTGCAAACCCAACCCTGTGCCCACAGCCGGACCTGAAACCCACCTCGGCTACAAGGGCTCCTACTTCTCCTGCCCACAGGCGGACGGACAGCTCCTGCACTGCCTGCTCCGccggccccacagccccacgggCAGGCCAGGTGCTGAGCAGGGCAAGAATCATCCCATGTGGGACCCGCTGGTGGCACAAGACAAGTGGCCCGGCCACCAGGGCCAACCCTTCCCACTGAAGAAGCCACCTGCTGTCCCCAAGCCCGTGTACGCAGCCCCAATTTGCTTCACACCTCTGGGCTCCCGGGGAGGTGACACCCTGCAGAGGGGGCCAGGGGCCGTGCCTGCTGTGCCCCCACCCTCCCCTGTCACCCTTTCTCCCTATTACACTGCCTTTGAGAAATACCACGGTCCCCCTGCTGTGCATGACCAGGGGAAGGCACCCGAAATCCCCACCTGCATCCTGGACCCCTGGATGAAGGCACACAGGGAGCATCCCTCCGCCTGCTACCCGCAGCCCCCCTACCCACAGCCTCCGGGCTCCTTCTCCTACAAAGCTTTCGGCTTCGTGGTGAATGGGAAATCTCCCCCTTTTCCCAGCACTTACCTTAAGCCCCCAACCCCCCGGAGCCACTATCCCGGCCCCTCGGATAGCTTCGTGTCGAGGCCGGCTGCACCGGGCTCGCTGCCCACGCTGAAAGCAATGGGACCAAGGGATCCTGAGCCTCAACCTCTGCCTCCAGCCGGGTACCTGCATCCAAATCCCGGATTCGCCTTCAGCCCCATGGACGCAGCTTTATTCACGGAGCATCACAGTGATGGGCGAATGGCAGCGCTGGAAGCCCACAGAGGGAGGGCGGTGGCGAGGCACAGCAGCGCCTTCCACCCCATCCACACCCCACAGAAGACGCCTGATGGGCTGCTGGGGCCATTTCCCAAAGCAGAAGCTGGCTACAGTCTGGATAAGGCGATGACGGCCACCCCTgtcccctgccagcagcaggcgGTCAAAGGTGGGGTTGGGGATGCCACCAAGGAGCACTTCACCCCTTGTGGGGCCATCTGTCcccaggagaggctgagggaccGACAGAGAGGTGACGTGTCCCCCCCTTCCCCGCCGATGCCGGTGATCAACAAGGTCTTCAGCCTGGCACCTTACCGGGAGTACCTGGAGGGGACCGAAGTCTCCGCCGATGTCCCCAGGGAGCACCCACGAGGGGACACACCACCCCAAAACGCAGGCAGCCATCAGGAGCCTGCTGGCATCAAGATGACACCCAGCCCGCTGCATGGCAAAGGGGAAAGCTGTCACCGAAAGGTCCCCGAGGGCCCCAAGGCAAAGCCCATGTCCTCAGAGCCACTAGCAAGCAGTCACCCGGGGCGTCAGGACAGCGAGGGGGAACCAACCCCTGGTGACGTGGCACTGGACCTGAGCTTGAAGAAGAGCCTGGTGACAACGGGGAGCACCCACACAGAGGGGATGTTGGACCCAGGAGAGAAAGAGGGGTCACTGGGCCAGGTGGAGGTGGGTGAGGACACCAATGTGCCACCGCAGCTGGTGGAGGCGGGTGGGGACACCAAACTCCCGGTGCCACCCAACCAATTGGAGGTGGGTGAGGACACCAAAGCCCAGGTACGACCCAACCAAGTGGAGGTAGGTGAGGACACCAAAGCCCAGGTGCCACTGCAGCTGGTGGAGGTCAGCTCGAGGGACAGGAGCCACTTCCAGAGCTCGGCTGCCTTCATGTTCAAGAAATACAAGATCCTGAAGTCCTGGGGACCTCCCTGCgccccccagcccagctccccacCGCATGCATGGCAGGGGTCCCCCAGCACCTCCGTCCCACAGGAGCCTTGCCACAACCCAAAGCCTGAAGACGTGTCACCAGCGCTTCCCCAAGACCCCCTGCCCACCCCCTGCCAtgtcccagcacagccatgctTAGCCAACCAGGGTTTCTCTGCCTTGCACATGTCCCTGTGCCACATCATCTCATGCTCGGTGTCCACATCCTCCCCGGAGCTGCTGCGGGACTGGCTGAGGAGGACAGAGCCGGGAGACGCGCTGGCAGAGACACCCAAATCCCTTCCTAAACCCAAAAATGGCTCCAAACTCCCTGAGCCTCAGAAGCCCCCGAAAGGCAAGGAGATCTGGCTGGCATTCCGGAATGCGGCCGCGCTCCTCAGCAAGCTCCTGGCTCAGCTGGAGGCCTTCACCTTCACCCGCAAGTGCCCTTTTCCCTATGTGTTGCGGGCAGGTGCCATCTTCATCCCCATCCATGTGGTGAAGGAGAAGCTCTTCCCCGAGCTCCCCGGGGCCTCTGTGGACcaggtgctgcagaagcacAAGGTGGAGCTGCGGCCCACCACGCTCTCTGAAGAGAAGcttctgagggagctggagctCAAGGGCTGCACCTCGCGCATGCTGAAGCTCCTGGCTCTCAAGCAGCTCCCTGAAATCTACCCAGACCTGCTGAACCTCCTGTGGCACCACTCCATTCAGCAACAGCTCG GGTCAAGGTCGGAGGTTGGCCAGTAG